The following are encoded together in the Brassica napus cultivar Da-Ae chromosome A9, Da-Ae, whole genome shotgun sequence genome:
- the LOC106421161 gene encoding dolichyl-diphosphooligosaccharide--protein glycosyltransferase subunit STT3B isoform X1 encodes MAANGSPKPEPMAAKKASPDLLNSSFSFKSLKLKTKQQELLLRVSILGLVYVLAFIARLFSVLRYESMIHEFDPYFNYRTTLFLTEKGFYEFWNWFDSESWYPLGRIIGGTLYPGLMVTAALIYWTLRFLRFFVHIREVCVLTAPFFASNTTLVAYFFGKEIWDTGAGLVAAALIAICPGYISRSVAGSYDNEAVAIFALLLTFYLFVKAVKTGSLSWALGSAFGYFYMVSAWGGYVFIINLVPLYVLVLLITGRYSMRLYVAYNCMYILGMLLAMQIRFVGFQHVQSGEHMAAMGVFLLMQVFYFLDWVKHQLNDTKLFQTFLRITVTSAILVGGIALGVGTASGYISPWTGRFYSLLDPTYAKDHIPIIASVSEHQPTAWSSFMFDYHILLFLFPAGLYFCFKRLSDATIFIVMYGLTSLYFAGVMVRLILVATPAVCLISAIAVSATVKNLTSLLRTKQKVPQTGSAKGVGSSKSSSKVTLDQSQPFHKNGAIALLVGVFYLLSRYAIHCTWVTSEAYSSPSIVLAARGAHGNRIIFDDYREAYYWLRQNTPTDAKVMSWWDYGYQITAMGNRTVIVDNNTWNNTHIATVGRAMSSYEDEAYDIMRSLDVNYVLVVFGGVTGYSSDDINKFLWMVRIGGGVYPVIKEPDYLVNGEFRVDKGASPKMLNCLMYKLCYYRFGELVTEYGKPTGYDRARGVEIGNKDIKLEHLEEAYTTSNWIVRIYRVKPPTNRL; translated from the exons ATGGCGGCGAATGGGAGCCCGAAACCGGAACCAATGGCGGCGAAGAAGGCGAGCCCAGATCTGCTCAACAGCAGCTTCTCATTCAAATCCCTAAAACTGAAGACGAAGCAGCAGGAGCTCCTGCTCCGCGTCTCGATCCTGGGCCTAGTCTACGTACTCGCCTTCATCGCGCGCCTCTTCAGCGTCCTCCGCTACGAATCCATGATCCACGAGTTCGATCCGTATTTCAACTACCGCACGACGCTTTTCCTGACGGAGAAGGGGTTCTACGAGTTCTGGAACTGGTTCGATTCCGAGTCGTGGTACCCTCTCGGCAGAATCATCGGCGGTACGCTTTATCCAGGGCTCATGGTCACCGCCGCTCTGATCTACTGGACGCTGAGGTTTCTCCGCTTCTTCGTTCACATCCGCGAGGTTTGCGTTCTAACGGCGCCGTTTTTCGCCTCCAACACCACCCTCGTCGCCTACTTCTTCGGCAAAGAGATCTGGGACACGGGGGCTGGGCTCGTCGCCGCTGCTCTCATCGCCATTTGCCCTGGATACATCTCTCGGTCCGTCGCTGGATCGTATGATAACGAGGCCGTGGCGATTTTCGCTCTTCTGTTGACGTTCTACCTCTTTGTTAAGGCGGTGAAGACTGGATCTTTGTCGTGGGCTCTTGGCTCTGCGTTTGGTTACTTTTACATGGTTTCCGCTTGGGGAGGCTATGTCTTTATTATCAACTTGGTTCCTCTTTACGTCCTTGTGCTGCTGATCACCGGAAGGTATTCCATGAGGCTCTACGTTGCCTATAACTGTATGTATATCTTGGGGATGCTGCTTGCTATGCAGATTCGGTTCGTTGGGTTTCAACATGTTCAGTCTGGAGAGCATATGGCTGCAATGGGTGTCTTCTTGTTGATGCAG GTGTTTTACTTCCTTGACTGGGTGAAGCACCAGCTCAATGACACCAAGTTGTTCCAAACGTTTCTGAGGATAACTGTGACATCGGCTATTCTGGTTGGTGGTATTGCATTGGGTGTTGGAACAGCGTCTGGCTATATATCTCCATGGACTGGTCGATTTTACTCATTGCTTGACCCGACTTATGCAAAAGATCACATTCCCATTATTGCGTCTGTCTCTGAGCATCAGCCTACGGCCTGGTCGTCTTTCATGTTTGACTACCATATTCTGCTCTTCCTTTTCCCTGCCGGACTTTACTTCTGTTTCAAGCGTTTGTCAGATGCTACAATATTTATCGTCATGTATGGTCTCACCAGCTTGTACTTTGCTGGTGTCATGGTTCGGCTTATTCTAGTTGCCACTCCAGCGGTTTGCCTTATCAGTGCCATTGCTGTCTCTGCCACTGTCAAGAATTTAACTTCTCTGTTAAGGACGAAACAAAAGGTTCCACAGACTGGTTCAGCGAAAGGAGTCGGTAGTTCAAAATCCTCTTCAAAG GTTACACTTGATCAgtctcaacctttccataagAACGGTGCCATTGCTCTTCTTGTTGGTGTATTCTATTTGCTCAGTAGATATGCCATTCACTGCACATGGGTGACGTCAGAGGCGTACTCATCTCCCTCAATTGTCCTAGCTGCAAGAGGAGCCCATGGAAACAGAATCATCTTTGATGATTACCGCGAGGCCTACTACTGGCTCAGGCAAAACACTCCCACTGATGCTAAGGTCATGTCATGGTGGGACTATGGGTACCAAATCACTGCTATGGGAAACAGAACTGTCATCGTCGATAACAACACCTGGAACAACACTCATATCGCTACTGTTGGACGTGCCATGTCTTCTTATGAAGACGAGGCATATGACATCATGAGGTCACTTGATGTGAACTATGTGTTGGTCGTCTTCGGTGGCGTTACTGGCTATTCTTCGGATGATATCAACAA GTTCTTGTGGATGGTGAGAATCGGAGGTGGAGTATACCCAGTGATCAAGGAACCTGATTACCTTGTGAATGGCGAGTTTCGTGTAGACAAGGGCGCATCACCAAAGATGCTGAACTGTCTCAT gtaCAAGTTATGCTATTATAGGTTCGGCGAGCTGGTCACAGAATATGGCAAGCCAACCGG GTATGATAGAGCAAGAGGGGTGGAGATAGGGAACAAAGACATCAAACTGGAGCATTTAGAAGAAGCCTACACAACATCAAACTGGATTGTCCGTATTTACAGAGTCAAACCTCCCACAAACAGGTTGTGA
- the LOC106421161 gene encoding dolichyl-diphosphooligosaccharide--protein glycosyltransferase subunit STT3B isoform X2, with product MAAKKASPDLLNSSFSFKSLKLKTKQQELLLRVSILGLVYVLAFIARLFSVLRYESMIHEFDPYFNYRTTLFLTEKGFYEFWNWFDSESWYPLGRIIGGTLYPGLMVTAALIYWTLRFLRFFVHIREVCVLTAPFFASNTTLVAYFFGKEIWDTGAGLVAAALIAICPGYISRSVAGSYDNEAVAIFALLLTFYLFVKAVKTGSLSWALGSAFGYFYMVSAWGGYVFIINLVPLYVLVLLITGRYSMRLYVAYNCMYILGMLLAMQIRFVGFQHVQSGEHMAAMGVFLLMQVFYFLDWVKHQLNDTKLFQTFLRITVTSAILVGGIALGVGTASGYISPWTGRFYSLLDPTYAKDHIPIIASVSEHQPTAWSSFMFDYHILLFLFPAGLYFCFKRLSDATIFIVMYGLTSLYFAGVMVRLILVATPAVCLISAIAVSATVKNLTSLLRTKQKVPQTGSAKGVGSSKSSSKVTLDQSQPFHKNGAIALLVGVFYLLSRYAIHCTWVTSEAYSSPSIVLAARGAHGNRIIFDDYREAYYWLRQNTPTDAKVMSWWDYGYQITAMGNRTVIVDNNTWNNTHIATVGRAMSSYEDEAYDIMRSLDVNYVLVVFGGVTGYSSDDINKFLWMVRIGGGVYPVIKEPDYLVNGEFRVDKGASPKMLNCLMYKLCYYRFGELVTEYGKPTGYDRARGVEIGNKDIKLEHLEEAYTTSNWIVRIYRVKPPTNRL from the exons ATGGCGGCGAAGAAGGCGAGCCCAGATCTGCTCAACAGCAGCTTCTCATTCAAATCCCTAAAACTGAAGACGAAGCAGCAGGAGCTCCTGCTCCGCGTCTCGATCCTGGGCCTAGTCTACGTACTCGCCTTCATCGCGCGCCTCTTCAGCGTCCTCCGCTACGAATCCATGATCCACGAGTTCGATCCGTATTTCAACTACCGCACGACGCTTTTCCTGACGGAGAAGGGGTTCTACGAGTTCTGGAACTGGTTCGATTCCGAGTCGTGGTACCCTCTCGGCAGAATCATCGGCGGTACGCTTTATCCAGGGCTCATGGTCACCGCCGCTCTGATCTACTGGACGCTGAGGTTTCTCCGCTTCTTCGTTCACATCCGCGAGGTTTGCGTTCTAACGGCGCCGTTTTTCGCCTCCAACACCACCCTCGTCGCCTACTTCTTCGGCAAAGAGATCTGGGACACGGGGGCTGGGCTCGTCGCCGCTGCTCTCATCGCCATTTGCCCTGGATACATCTCTCGGTCCGTCGCTGGATCGTATGATAACGAGGCCGTGGCGATTTTCGCTCTTCTGTTGACGTTCTACCTCTTTGTTAAGGCGGTGAAGACTGGATCTTTGTCGTGGGCTCTTGGCTCTGCGTTTGGTTACTTTTACATGGTTTCCGCTTGGGGAGGCTATGTCTTTATTATCAACTTGGTTCCTCTTTACGTCCTTGTGCTGCTGATCACCGGAAGGTATTCCATGAGGCTCTACGTTGCCTATAACTGTATGTATATCTTGGGGATGCTGCTTGCTATGCAGATTCGGTTCGTTGGGTTTCAACATGTTCAGTCTGGAGAGCATATGGCTGCAATGGGTGTCTTCTTGTTGATGCAG GTGTTTTACTTCCTTGACTGGGTGAAGCACCAGCTCAATGACACCAAGTTGTTCCAAACGTTTCTGAGGATAACTGTGACATCGGCTATTCTGGTTGGTGGTATTGCATTGGGTGTTGGAACAGCGTCTGGCTATATATCTCCATGGACTGGTCGATTTTACTCATTGCTTGACCCGACTTATGCAAAAGATCACATTCCCATTATTGCGTCTGTCTCTGAGCATCAGCCTACGGCCTGGTCGTCTTTCATGTTTGACTACCATATTCTGCTCTTCCTTTTCCCTGCCGGACTTTACTTCTGTTTCAAGCGTTTGTCAGATGCTACAATATTTATCGTCATGTATGGTCTCACCAGCTTGTACTTTGCTGGTGTCATGGTTCGGCTTATTCTAGTTGCCACTCCAGCGGTTTGCCTTATCAGTGCCATTGCTGTCTCTGCCACTGTCAAGAATTTAACTTCTCTGTTAAGGACGAAACAAAAGGTTCCACAGACTGGTTCAGCGAAAGGAGTCGGTAGTTCAAAATCCTCTTCAAAG GTTACACTTGATCAgtctcaacctttccataagAACGGTGCCATTGCTCTTCTTGTTGGTGTATTCTATTTGCTCAGTAGATATGCCATTCACTGCACATGGGTGACGTCAGAGGCGTACTCATCTCCCTCAATTGTCCTAGCTGCAAGAGGAGCCCATGGAAACAGAATCATCTTTGATGATTACCGCGAGGCCTACTACTGGCTCAGGCAAAACACTCCCACTGATGCTAAGGTCATGTCATGGTGGGACTATGGGTACCAAATCACTGCTATGGGAAACAGAACTGTCATCGTCGATAACAACACCTGGAACAACACTCATATCGCTACTGTTGGACGTGCCATGTCTTCTTATGAAGACGAGGCATATGACATCATGAGGTCACTTGATGTGAACTATGTGTTGGTCGTCTTCGGTGGCGTTACTGGCTATTCTTCGGATGATATCAACAA GTTCTTGTGGATGGTGAGAATCGGAGGTGGAGTATACCCAGTGATCAAGGAACCTGATTACCTTGTGAATGGCGAGTTTCGTGTAGACAAGGGCGCATCACCAAAGATGCTGAACTGTCTCAT gtaCAAGTTATGCTATTATAGGTTCGGCGAGCTGGTCACAGAATATGGCAAGCCAACCGG GTATGATAGAGCAAGAGGGGTGGAGATAGGGAACAAAGACATCAAACTGGAGCATTTAGAAGAAGCCTACACAACATCAAACTGGATTGTCCGTATTTACAGAGTCAAACCTCCCACAAACAGGTTGTGA